A stretch of the TM7 phylum sp. oral taxon 349 genome encodes the following:
- a CDS encoding MmcQ/YjbR family DNA-binding protein — MTHKDLEAFLLSLPDAWLDYPFGESPAVYKVGHNDAPGQREKMFALIAEGSQPLRVSLKCDPQLSLRLQQKYETVQPGHHLNKKHWITIICSGQLSDDEIKDLARLSYRLVAG; from the coding sequence ATGACACATAAAGACTTAGAGGCGTTTTTGCTAAGTTTGCCAGATGCATGGCTTGATTACCCGTTTGGTGAATCGCCGGCGGTATATAAGGTTGGGCATAATGATGCACCAGGGCAGCGTGAAAAGATGTTTGCGCTCATTGCCGAGGGCTCTCAGCCGCTGCGCGTGAGTCTAAAATGTGACCCGCAGTTGTCGTTACGTTTACAGCAGAAATACGAAACAGTGCAGCCGGGGCATCATCTAAACAAAAAACACTGGATTACAATAATTTGCAGCGGGCAATTGAGCGACGACGAGATTAAAGATTTGGCGCGGTTGAGCTATCGGTTAGTCGCCGGGTAG